Genomic window (Escherichia fergusonii ATCC 35469):
GACAATTTGATCACACTCTCAAGCATCCAATGGCGTGGGCCCCGGTGTCACGTGTCACTCTCGATAGTGGATTACAGCTGGTTTTCCCGCATCTGGTTGAACGCGCCAAACCTGGTTTTATCGCTGTTCTCCCTAATGGTAAGCGCTTTGTTAATGAAGCTGATTCATACCATGATTTTATCGCTGCTTTACTCGCCGCCACACCTGAAGGCGAAACACCACACGCCTGGCTACTGGCAGACGGCCCCTCCATGCGCCGATACGGCCTTGGTCACGCACGCCCGTCACCTTTCAATGCCCAGGCATGGGTCCGTTCAGGGTATCTGCAAACCGCCAACTCACTGACAGCCTTAGCAGAAAAGTGCGCGATTGATGGCCCCCAATTGATGGCAACGGTGTCACAGTTTAATGCTGCAGCAGAAAGTGGGGTTGATAACGAATTTCAACGTGGAGCATCCGCATACAACCTGGCACAAGGCGACACGCAACATCCTTTGCATCCTACGCTTGGTCCATTATGCCATCCTCCATTTTACGCTGTACGCATTCTTCCGGGATCACTCGGTTCATTTAGCGGATTGATTACTGATGAACACGCCCGTGTTCTGAATGCCCAACAACAACCAATAAACGGCCTGTATGCCATTGGTAATGATATGTCGAGTGTGATGCGTGGGTTTTATCCCAGCGGTGGTATTACGCTCGGCCCGGCCATGACCTTCGGTTATATGGTTGGGAAACAACTGTCAGCAGAAAGAGAGAAAAGCATCGATTAAAAGTTAATTTCCCAGGGAAGGCAGCACACATAACAACAATTCACCTGCAACTGTACTGGAGTCATTTATGAACACACGTACCCTGTCTATTGCCGCCTTAACCTTGTTGGATGTACCGCCTGCGGAGCAAGTACGAATTGCCGCTCAAACTGGCTTTACCGATGTCGGTATCCGGCTGATTCCCGCTACTCCTGATGATCCTGACTACAACATGCTGGGTGACACACCACAAGTTCGTGAAACCCTCGCCGCACTACGTGATACAGGCATTGGTGTTACCGATGTCGAAATTATCCGCTTAGGTCCCGATTTTACACTTGATAAGCGAATGATGACGTTTATGGAAACTGCGGCACGCCTCGGCGCACGCCATGTTCTGGTTGCCGGAAATGACGAAAACGTGTCACGCAGTGCTGATAATCTCGCGCAACTGGCAGAAGCCGGTAAAAACTGGGGGCTGGTTATGAATCTCGAACCTATGCCATGGACCACACTGCGTAATATTGCTGACGCACAGACACTCATCTCTGCCAGCGGGCAAAAGGATATTGGTATCCTGGTCGATGCCATTCACTTCTGGCGAGCAGAAGAGTCACTGGCGGACTTGCGCCATTTGCCGAAAAATCATCTCAACTATATGCAACTGTGTGATGCCCCGGCACAAAACCCACATGACGAAAAAGAAATTATTCGTCAGGCGCGTACAGCACGCCAGATCCCAGGTGAAGGAGGGCTGAATTTGCACGGCCTGATGGCCGCATTACCAGCCGATCTCCCGGTATCCGTTGAAGTTCCGCTCAGCGGGAAACAGGGGGCATTACCCGCCGAAAAGCGCGCCCAATTACTGTTTAACGCAGCACAGGCTTACCTGTATCCGTCGGTATAAGGGGAAGATGATGGCACAATCAGATTTGCTCGACGTGCGAGAATTAATCAATCGCAATCCTCTTAGCCGCTACCAAAAGCTGGTGATCTTATTAGGCTTTGTTGTGATCGCACTGGATGGCTTTGATATTGCGATTATGGGATTTATCGCCCCGGTACTTAAGCAGGAATGGGGGGCATCTAATCATGAACTTGGATTTGTCATTAGCGCCGCTCTGATTGGGCTGGCATTGGGTGCCATGTTTTCCGGACCGCTCGCCGACTGGCTGGGACGCAAAAAAATCATCATTAATAGCGTGTTCTTTTTTGGTATCTGGACCGTAGCAACCGCCTTTTCACAAAATATAGAGCAGATGATTTTCTTTCGTTTTATGACCGGATTGGGGCTTGGCGCTGCAATGCCTAATATGAGTACGCTGGTCTCAGAATATGCCCCTGAACGTAAGCGCTCTTTTATTATTACGATTATTTTCTGCGGTTTTACTTTTGGTGCAGCAGCTGGTGGTTTTGCCGCTTCATGGCTAATCCCACAATTTGGCTGGCATTCGCTGATGGCTCTTGGCGGTATTTTACCCGTCCTGTTTGCTCCGGTTCTGATTTGGCTCCTGCCGGAATCAGTAAGATTTCTGGTTATCAAACGCGCGCCACCTGTTCGCATTCGCATGATCTTACAGCGTCTATACCCGGGGAAAATTGCCGATAACGTCGAGTTTATTTTGCCTACACAACCGCTGGATAAAAGTGCCATGCGGATTGTGCTTTCACCGCAATATCGCTTTGGCTCCCTGATGCTTTGGCTGGTCTATTTTATGGGACTGTTTCTGGTCTATATACTTGGTAGCTGGTTACCAACGCTGGTAAAAGAGGTGGGAATGACTGTAAGTCAGGCTGCAGTGATAACAGCCCTTTATCAGGCAGGCGGTACGATAGGTTCGCTGTTTGCCGGTTGGCTTATGGATAAGATTAATCCCCATCGGGCGCTGGGTGTTATTTACGGCGTTGGGGGGCTTATCACCATGTCGATGGGCTATTTTTCCACCAGCTTTACACTCCTTTGTCTGCTTGCCTTCATCTGCGGGGCTTGTCTGAATGGTGCCAACACCGGGATGAACGCAATGTCAGCACGTTTTTATCCTACACAAGCGCGGGCGACAGGCTCCAGTTGGATGCATGGTATCGGGCGAATTGGTGCCATCCTCAGCGCCTTTGCCGGGGCGGAGATGATGGCAATGGAGTTGAGTTTCGAAGCGGTGTTCCTGCTTTTGGGGATCCCGGCTGCAATTACCGTAGTGGCGATATCAGCAAAAGGTATGTTTGCTTCATCGAGTACTCACGAGTCAACACCTGTCGCTTCAGCGCTTAGAGAACCTTCCTGAAATACTCCATACAGCAAATCTTGAGCGCTAAAGTCAGATTACTGGCTTTAGCGCACAAATCATTAATCGAATTAATATTTGTTAATTATCGCTCTGTTTACCCCGCCTGCCTCGCGCACTAAACTAGTCGCGAATTTAAAACAGAGGTGGTAATGAACGATTATAAAATGACGCCAGGTGAGCGGCGCGCGACCTGGGGTTTAGGAACCGTATTTTCATTGCGCATGCTGGGCATGTTTATGGTTCTGCCGGTTCTGACCACGTACGGCATGGCTCTGCAAGGTGCCAGCGAAGCATTAATCGGTATTGCCATTGGTATTTATGGCCTGACTCAGGCCGTTTTTCAGATTCCGTTTGGCCTGCTCTCAGACCGTATTGGTCGCAAACCATTAATTGTCGGCGGGCTGGCGGTGTTTGCTGCCGGTAGCGTTATCGCTGCGCTTTCCGACTCAATCTGGGGAATTATTCTGGGCCGGGCGTTACAAGGTTCTGGAGCGATTGCCGCTGCCGTTATGGCGCTACTTTCTGATCTCACGCGCGAACAAAACCGTACCAAAGCGATGGCGTTTATCGGCGTGAGTTTTGGTATTACCTTCGCCATTGCGATGGTGCTTGGCCCAATCATCACTCACAAACTTGGGCTGCATGCGCTGTTCTGG
Coding sequences:
- a CDS encoding sugar phosphate isomerase/epimerase family protein; amino-acid sequence: MNTRTLSIAALTLLDVPPAEQVRIAAQTGFTDVGIRLIPATPDDPDYNMLGDTPQVRETLAALRDTGIGVTDVEIIRLGPDFTLDKRMMTFMETAARLGARHVLVAGNDENVSRSADNLAQLAEAGKNWGLVMNLEPMPWTTLRNIADAQTLISASGQKDIGILVDAIHFWRAEESLADLRHLPKNHLNYMQLCDAPAQNPHDEKEIIRQARTARQIPGEGGLNLHGLMAALPADLPVSVEVPLSGKQGALPAEKRAQLLFNAAQAYLYPSV
- a CDS encoding MFS transporter, with translation MAQSDLLDVRELINRNPLSRYQKLVILLGFVVIALDGFDIAIMGFIAPVLKQEWGASNHELGFVISAALIGLALGAMFSGPLADWLGRKKIIINSVFFFGIWTVATAFSQNIEQMIFFRFMTGLGLGAAMPNMSTLVSEYAPERKRSFIITIIFCGFTFGAAAGGFAASWLIPQFGWHSLMALGGILPVLFAPVLIWLLPESVRFLVIKRAPPVRIRMILQRLYPGKIADNVEFILPTQPLDKSAMRIVLSPQYRFGSLMLWLVYFMGLFLVYILGSWLPTLVKEVGMTVSQAAVITALYQAGGTIGSLFAGWLMDKINPHRALGVIYGVGGLITMSMGYFSTSFTLLCLLAFICGACLNGANTGMNAMSARFYPTQARATGSSWMHGIGRIGAILSAFAGAEMMAMELSFEAVFLLLGIPAAITVVAISAKGMFASSSTHESTPVASALREPS